A section of the Pristiophorus japonicus isolate sPriJap1 chromosome 4, sPriJap1.hap1, whole genome shotgun sequence genome encodes:
- the lrrtm2 gene encoding leucine-rich repeat transmembrane neuronal protein 2 — MLLKMLPASGTACPQKCRCEELLFYCDSQGFQGVPDNVSHGSIGLSLRHNSFVELQNDQFTSFSQLTWLYLDHNQISLIQEDAFQGLYKLKELILSYNRIVRLANTTFSQLINLQNLDLSFNQITSLQPEQFHSLRKLQTLHLRSNSLRTIPIRVFWDCRSLEFLDISNNRLRSLARNGFAGLIKLKELHLEHNQLTKINFAHFPRLISLQTLFLQWNKISILLCGMEWTWDTLEKLDVTGNEIRTIDPLVFLTMPNLKILLMDSNKLTTLDAQIVNSWKSLTHIGLSGNMWVCNRNICALASWLSNFQGRWENSMVCASPEHTQGEDILDAVHGFQICSNLSATTIQITTGYIDATQQPETTEYVTKLTSTDSSTEDTENPTIETTAEDFLEPDNTLFTHRIITGTMALLFSFFLIILVVYISRKCCPPTLRRIRHCSMMQHRRQIRHQARQPMADLSTQVPYNEYEPTHEEGALVIINGYGQCKCQQLPYKECEV, encoded by the coding sequence ATGTTGTTGAAAATGCTGCCTGCCTCAGGCACAGCATGTCCACAAAAATGCAGATGCGAGGAGCTGCTCTTTTACTGCGATTCCCAAGGTTTTCAAGGAGTACCCGATAATGTCTCCCATGGGTCTATCGGCTTGTCGCTCAGGCACAACAGTTTTGTTGAACTGCAAAACGATCAGTTTACAAGCTTCAGCCAACTTACGTGGCTCTATTTAGATCACAACCAGATTTCTCTTATTCAAGAGGATGCCTTCCAAGGACTATACAAACTCAAAGAATTAATCCTCAGCTACAATAGGATTGTGCGTCTGGCAAATACTACATTCAGCCAACTGATTAACTTGCAGAACCTGGACTTGTCATTTAATCAAATTACTTCTCTGCAACCAGAGCAATTTCACAGCTTACGGAAACTTCAGACACTACATCTACGTTCCAATTCACTAAGGACCATCCCCATAAGGGTTTTCTGGGACTGCCGAAGCCTGGAGTTTTTGGATATAAGCAACAATCGTTTGCGAAGTCTGGCTCGTAATGGCTTTGCAGGATTAATCAAACTCAAGGAGCTTCACCTAGAGCACAACCAGCTGACAAAGATTAATTTTGCTCATTTCCCTCGACTAATCAGTCTCCAAACACTATTTTTGCAGTGGAACAAAATCAGTATTCTGTTATGTGGAATGGAATGGACCTGGGACACACTGGAAAAGCTTGATGTAACTGGAAATGAGATTAGAACAATTGACCCTCTTGTTTTCCTTACAATGCCGAACCTAAAGATACTTCTGATGGATTCAAACAAGCTCACCACCTTGGATGCTCAGATTGTTAACTCGTGGAAATCTCTAACTCACATCGGTCTTTCTGGCAACATGTGGGTTTGTAACAGAAATATTTGTGCCCTGGCCTCCTGGCTAAGCAATTTCCAAGGTCGATGGGAGAACTCAATGGTCTGTGCTAGCCCAGAGCACACACAAGGCGAGGACATCTTAGATGCTGTTCATGGATTTCAAATCTGCAGTAATCTTTCAGCAACCACCATACAAATAACCACTGGCTATATAGATGCTACACAGCAGCCAGAAACTACTGAATATGTAACAAAATTAACGTCTACAGACTCCAGTACAGAGGATACTGAAAACCCAACTATAGAAACAACCGCTGAAGACTTCCTTGAGCCTGATAATACTCTTTTTACTCACAGGATAATAACTGGAACAATGGCTCTATTGTTCTCTTTTTTCCTCATTATCCTCGTGGTGTACATTTCACGGAAATGCTGCCCCCCTACCCTGAGACGTATAAGGCACTGCTCCATGATGCAACACCGAAGGCAAATTCGCCACCAAGCCAGGCAGCCTATGGCAGATTTATCTACACAAGTACCCTATAATGAATATGAGCCCACCCATGAGGAAGGTGCACTGGTGATCATAAATGGTTACGGACAATGCAAATGTCAGCAACTGCCTTATAAAGAATGTGAAGTATAA